A genomic window from Chitinophaga pollutisoli includes:
- the nuoK gene encoding NADH-quinone oxidoreductase subunit NuoK, with amino-acid sequence MPVQYYIFLSIALFCIGIMGVLMRRNAIIIFMCIELMLNAVNLLLVAFSKMWVDAGRIDAASAQLFVFFVMVVAAAEVSVGLAIIVMMYRNTHSVDINILSRLKN; translated from the coding sequence ATGCCTGTTCAATACTACATCTTTCTCAGCATCGCCCTTTTTTGCATCGGCATCATGGGCGTACTGATGCGCAGGAACGCCATCATCATCTTCATGTGCATCGAGCTCATGCTCAACGCCGTGAACCTGCTGCTGGTGGCTTTCTCCAAAATGTGGGTCGACGCCGGCCGCATCGACGCCGCCTCCGCGCAGCTCTTTGTGTTCTTCGTCATGGTAGTGGCCGCCGCGGAAGTGTCCGTTGGCCTCGCCATCATCGTGATGATGTACCGGAATACGCACTCCGTAGATATCAACATTCTCAGCAGACTGAAAAACTAG
- a CDS encoding NADH-quinone oxidoreductase subunit J, with protein sequence MIIFTVLSAIAIASALGVILSKNPVNSVLCMITCFVAIAGHYIMLNAQFLFVVHLIVYTGAIMVLFLFVLMMMNLNADIEPQKRNWLKYAGAISGGALLLVLVAALRDASLPAIQGGGNTEIGLVENLGKTLFTSYVVPFELSSVLFLSAMVGAVVIGKK encoded by the coding sequence ATGATAATCTTTACAGTGCTGTCTGCGATCGCCATCGCATCGGCATTGGGCGTGATCCTGAGCAAGAACCCCGTGAACAGCGTGCTATGCATGATCACCTGCTTCGTCGCCATCGCGGGCCACTACATCATGCTGAACGCACAGTTCCTGTTCGTTGTTCACCTGATCGTTTACACCGGCGCCATCATGGTACTATTCCTTTTCGTACTGATGATGATGAATCTCAACGCCGACATCGAGCCGCAGAAACGCAACTGGCTGAAATACGCGGGCGCCATTTCCGGCGGCGCACTGCTGCTGGTACTGGTAGCCGCCCTCCGCGACGCGAGCCTGCCTGCCATCCAGGGCGGCGGCAACACGGAAATCGGTCTGGTAGAAAATCTTGGTAAAACATTGTTCACCTCTTACGTGGTGCCTTTCGAACTGAGCAGCGTGCTGTTCCTCAGCGCGATGGTAGGCGCCGTAGTGATCGGTAAGAAATAA
- the nuoH gene encoding NADH-quinone oxidoreductase subunit NuoH yields the protein MEFTIDWYFLIEKLLLISAVLGISLVVAMYSTWGERKVAAWIQDRRGPNRAGPFGLLQPLADGGKLFFKEEIIPAQANRFLFVLGPSLAMFTACLTSAVIPWGDSLTIAGREVSLQIADINIGVLWIMAVVGMGVYGIMIGGWASNNKFSLLAACRGASQVISYELPMGLALIALFMLSGSLSLKDIVEQQRDGLWFVVLQPIGFLIFLICAFAECNRTPFDLPEAENELNGGYHLEYSSMKLGFYLFAEYINMFISSVLMATLYFGGYAFPYMDSLGLDGNMLTILGIVALFLKTFFFIFLFMWVRWTIPRFRYDQLMKLGWKVLIPLALLNMLITGAVVLFRQNGFNF from the coding sequence ATGGAATTTACAATCGACTGGTATTTCCTCATAGAGAAACTGCTGCTGATTTCGGCAGTGCTGGGTATTTCCCTGGTGGTGGCGATGTACAGCACCTGGGGTGAGCGTAAAGTGGCTGCCTGGATCCAGGACCGCCGCGGGCCGAACCGCGCGGGTCCCTTTGGTTTGCTGCAGCCGCTGGCCGACGGTGGCAAGTTGTTCTTTAAAGAAGAGATCATCCCCGCGCAGGCCAACCGTTTCCTGTTCGTACTGGGCCCTTCGCTGGCCATGTTCACCGCCTGTCTCACCAGCGCCGTGATTCCCTGGGGCGACAGCCTCACCATCGCCGGCCGTGAAGTGAGCCTGCAGATCGCCGATATCAACATCGGCGTACTCTGGATCATGGCGGTTGTAGGTATGGGCGTATACGGTATCATGATCGGCGGTTGGGCATCCAACAACAAATTCTCCCTCTTGGCCGCCTGCCGCGGCGCTTCGCAGGTGATCTCCTACGAGCTGCCCATGGGCCTGGCGCTGATCGCCCTGTTCATGCTCAGCGGCTCCCTCAGCCTGAAAGACATCGTGGAGCAGCAGCGCGACGGCCTCTGGTTTGTAGTCCTGCAGCCCATCGGTTTCCTCATCTTCCTTATCTGCGCCTTTGCGGAATGTAACCGTACGCCCTTCGACCTTCCGGAAGCGGAAAATGAGCTGAATGGCGGTTACCACCTGGAGTATTCCTCCATGAAACTGGGCTTTTACCTGTTCGCGGAGTACATCAACATGTTCATCAGCTCGGTGCTGATGGCCACCCTGTACTTCGGCGGTTACGCCTTCCCGTACATGGATTCGCTGGGGCTCGACGGCAATATGCTGACGATCCTGGGGATTGTGGCGCTGTTCCTGAAAACGTTCTTCTTCATATTCCTGTTCATGTGGGTGCGCTGGACGATTCCGCGCTTCCGTTATGACCAGCTCATGAAACTCGGATGGAAAGTATTGATCCCGCTGGCATTGCTGAATATGCTCATCACTGGCGCCGTGGTACTTTTCCGTCAGAACGGTTTTAATTTTTAA
- a CDS encoding NADH-quinone oxidoreductase subunit M has protein sequence MLTVLLILIPLVTGLITFGLSGRGAKVLSLVSSLATLAVALAAWSQFRTAPEALSFTAEWIPQLNSQLNFGLDGLSLMLVLLTTISFPLIFITVFSRNYEKAGAFYGLMLLSQAGMLGVFLTYDALLFYVFWELALIPVYFLCSMWGGEKAIPVTFKFFVYTFAGSLLMLVGIIYIYFQTEGSFSWQAFTSLSLSNSEQSWLFWLFFVAFAIKMPVFPFHTWQPDTYEQSPTAVTMVLSGIMVKMGLFGVMRWLMPVLPQGAYMWQEAAILLSVIGIIYASCIAIMQSDLKKLIAYSSIAHIGLMSAAIFANNEQSLAGVQVQMFNHGINIIGLWIIIEVIEQRLGTKNMQQLGGIAAVAPKLSILLVIISLANIALPLTNGFIGEFLMFSGLFQHNVWFAAVSAIAIILAAVYMLRMLQKVLFGEANALTSTTSDLKGGEMLALVCITAMIFVLGFYPKPLLELVSGSGIQNTVAALTGR, from the coding sequence ATGTTGACAGTATTACTCATATTGATTCCTTTGGTGACGGGCCTGATTACATTCGGACTCAGCGGCCGCGGCGCCAAAGTACTCAGCCTGGTATCCTCGCTGGCCACGCTGGCCGTTGCCCTGGCTGCATGGTCCCAATTCCGGACGGCTCCCGAAGCCCTCAGCTTCACCGCCGAATGGATCCCGCAACTGAACAGCCAGCTTAATTTCGGGCTCGACGGCCTGAGCCTGATGCTCGTGCTGCTCACCACGATTTCCTTCCCGCTCATCTTTATCACCGTATTCAGCCGCAACTATGAAAAAGCAGGCGCATTTTACGGCCTGATGCTGCTTTCGCAGGCGGGCATGCTCGGCGTGTTCCTCACTTATGACGCGTTGCTGTTTTACGTGTTCTGGGAGCTGGCCCTCATCCCGGTGTATTTCCTCTGCTCCATGTGGGGTGGTGAGAAAGCCATCCCGGTGACGTTCAAATTCTTCGTCTACACCTTCGCCGGATCCCTGCTCATGCTGGTCGGCATTATTTATATTTATTTCCAGACCGAAGGATCTTTCAGCTGGCAGGCATTCACCAGCCTCAGCCTCAGCAACAGCGAGCAAAGCTGGCTGTTCTGGCTCTTCTTTGTGGCGTTCGCCATCAAGATGCCGGTTTTCCCCTTCCACACCTGGCAGCCCGACACCTACGAGCAATCGCCCACCGCCGTTACCATGGTGCTGAGCGGTATCATGGTGAAGATGGGCCTGTTCGGCGTGATGCGCTGGCTGATGCCTGTGCTCCCGCAAGGTGCGTACATGTGGCAGGAAGCCGCCATCCTCCTCAGCGTGATTGGCATCATCTACGCCAGCTGCATTGCCATTATGCAATCCGACCTGAAGAAACTGATCGCGTATTCCTCCATCGCCCACATCGGGCTGATGAGCGCCGCGATCTTCGCCAATAACGAGCAAAGCCTTGCCGGCGTACAGGTGCAGATGTTCAACCACGGCATCAATATCATCGGTCTCTGGATCATCATCGAAGTGATCGAGCAGCGCCTCGGTACTAAAAACATGCAACAGCTCGGAGGCATCGCCGCCGTGGCGCCGAAACTGTCGATCCTGCTCGTGATCATCAGTCTCGCCAACATCGCCCTGCCGCTGACCAACGGGTTCATCGGCGAATTCCTGATGTTCAGCGGGCTGTTCCAGCACAACGTCTGGTTCGCCGCCGTTTCCGCGATCGCCATCATCCTGGCGGCCGTGTACATGCTGCGGATGCTGCAGAAAGTGCTGTTCGGCGAAGCCAATGCGCTCACATCCACCACTTCCGACCTGAAAGGCGGGGAGATGCTGGCGCTGGTGTGTATCACCGCCATGATCTTTGTGCTGGGCTTCTATCCGAAACCGCTGCTGGAACTCGTTTCCGGTTCCGGTATTCAAAACACCGTAGCCGCACTAACCGGACGTTGA
- the nuoL gene encoding NADH-quinone oxidoreductase subunit L: MIHLVWLVPFLPLLGFLINGLGRRYLSKPLTGFVGSGSVVAAFVISLLIFFEVRTPGFTPQVVTLFDFISVGSLHIPFAFQVDQLSALFLLIITGVGSLIHIYSTSYMHDESNEGFARYFAYLNLFVFSMLILVLGANYVMMFIGWEGVGLCSYLLIGFWFRNIEYNKAANKAFIMNRIGDFGFLLGIFLLIQQFGSVTFSEVLPQAAAMGTNSGVLFAIAMLLFIGAMGKSAQIPLYTWLPDAMAGPTPVSALIHAATMVTAGIYMVARSNVIYTLAPHIQTIVTLVGLATALLAASIALKQNDIKKVLAYSTVSQLGYMFIALGVGAYTAAVFHVMTHAFFKALLFLGSGSVIHAMGGEQDIRKMGGLKKWMPITHITFLIGCLAIAGIPGLSGFFSKDEILAHAFGYSPVIYGLALIGALMTAFYMFRLYYITFTGKFRGTHEQEHHLHESPAAITFPLIILAILSVIGGYVGMPAVFGVPNLLAEYLSPIFAPSMPFLHEHHLSHSLEWGLMGLSTGLVIVMILWARSKFANYTDNGEPTTGFAKVLENKWYVDELYDAIIVKPLMVLSKFFQDVVERSGIDALVNGVGSAVKWGGGRARLLQNGQVGFYIFAMVIGMIVLFVISLFL, encoded by the coding sequence ATGATACATCTTGTTTGGCTGGTACCGTTTTTACCGTTGTTAGGTTTCCTGATCAATGGATTGGGCAGGAGGTATTTATCCAAGCCGCTTACCGGCTTCGTGGGCAGCGGCAGCGTAGTAGCTGCTTTCGTGATCAGCCTGCTCATCTTCTTCGAAGTGCGCACGCCCGGCTTTACGCCGCAGGTAGTGACGCTGTTCGATTTCATCAGCGTAGGCAGCCTGCACATTCCTTTTGCCTTCCAGGTAGACCAGCTGAGCGCTTTGTTCCTCCTGATCATTACCGGTGTGGGTTCCCTGATCCACATCTACTCCACCTCTTATATGCATGACGAGTCCAACGAAGGTTTTGCGCGCTACTTCGCGTACCTCAACCTCTTCGTGTTCTCCATGCTCATCCTCGTGCTCGGCGCCAACTATGTGATGATGTTCATCGGATGGGAAGGCGTAGGCCTCTGTTCTTACCTGCTCATCGGGTTCTGGTTCAGAAATATCGAATACAACAAAGCCGCGAACAAGGCTTTCATCATGAACCGCATCGGCGACTTCGGTTTCCTGCTCGGCATCTTCCTGCTCATCCAGCAGTTTGGTTCCGTGACTTTCTCGGAAGTATTGCCCCAGGCCGCTGCCATGGGCACCAACAGCGGTGTGCTCTTCGCCATCGCCATGCTGCTCTTCATCGGCGCCATGGGTAAATCGGCTCAGATTCCCCTGTACACCTGGCTCCCCGATGCAATGGCCGGGCCTACCCCCGTTTCCGCCCTCATCCACGCGGCCACGATGGTGACCGCCGGTATCTACATGGTGGCCCGCAGCAACGTGATTTATACCCTGGCCCCGCACATCCAGACGATCGTGACGCTCGTGGGCCTGGCGACCGCATTGCTCGCAGCTTCTATCGCACTGAAACAAAACGACATAAAAAAAGTACTGGCTTACTCTACCGTGAGCCAGCTTGGATACATGTTCATCGCGCTGGGCGTTGGCGCTTACACCGCCGCCGTATTCCACGTGATGACGCATGCCTTCTTCAAAGCGCTGCTGTTCCTCGGTTCGGGTTCCGTGATCCACGCCATGGGCGGGGAGCAGGACATCCGCAAGATGGGCGGCCTGAAGAAATGGATGCCCATCACCCACATCACCTTCCTGATCGGATGCCTGGCGATAGCGGGGATCCCGGGGCTGAGCGGTTTCTTCTCCAAAGACGAAATCCTCGCCCACGCCTTCGGCTACAGCCCGGTGATTTACGGTCTGGCCCTGATCGGCGCGCTGATGACGGCCTTCTACATGTTCCGTTTGTATTATATCACATTCACGGGTAAATTCCGCGGTACGCACGAGCAGGAGCACCACCTGCACGAAAGCCCCGCCGCCATTACCTTCCCGCTGATCATCCTGGCCATCCTGTCGGTGATCGGTGGATATGTGGGGATGCCCGCCGTGTTCGGCGTACCGAACCTGCTGGCGGAATACCTCAGCCCGATCTTCGCGCCTTCCATGCCTTTCCTGCACGAACATCACCTGAGCCACAGCCTCGAATGGGGACTGATGGGCCTCAGCACCGGCCTGGTGATCGTGATGATCCTGTGGGCGCGCAGCAAATTCGCCAACTATACCGACAATGGCGAGCCTACGACAGGCTTTGCCAAAGTGCTGGAAAATAAATGGTATGTAGATGAACTGTACGACGCCATCATTGTGAAGCCCCTCATGGTCCTGAGCAAATTTTTCCAGGACGTAGTAGAGCGCTCCGGCATCGACGCGCTCGTGAACGGTGTAGGCTCGGCGGTGAAATGGGGTGGAGGCCGCGCCAGGCTGTTGCAGAACGGCCAGGTAGGATTCTACATCTTCGCCATGGTTATTGGTATGATCGTATTGTTTGTGATCAGTTTGTTTTTATAA
- a CDS encoding 2Fe-2S iron-sulfur cluster-binding protein: protein MAEEKKLFKVKIDNITVEVEPGTTILNAARNIGGEVVPPAMCYYSKLQGSGGKCRTCLVKVTKGSEADPRPMPKLVASCRTTVMDGMEVANITSPEVLEARKGVVEFLLINHPLDCPVCDQAGECDLQDLSYEHGVSGTRYEFKRRTFEKEDIGENIKLHMTRCILCYRCVFTADQLTEKRQHGILKRGDASEISTYMRASLDHTNFIGNVIDVCPVGALTDRTARFKNRVWFLKPVDAHRECSDPKCCGKTVLWMRGDEIFRVTARKDKYGEVEGFICDTCRFEKKEVKDWIVEGPRKISRHSVITAGHYVGVHKPQETVAKVMDGRQPKLLMDIHSVSEVNMPQVDLSQIDGPAHSTDFPKNKGVQ from the coding sequence ATGGCGGAAGAAAAGAAATTATTCAAGGTCAAGATTGATAATATCACGGTAGAGGTGGAGCCGGGAACCACTATCCTCAACGCTGCCCGTAACATCGGCGGCGAAGTGGTGCCCCCGGCCATGTGCTATTATTCCAAGCTGCAGGGCTCCGGCGGCAAATGCCGCACCTGCCTCGTGAAAGTGACAAAAGGCTCCGAAGCAGACCCGCGCCCCATGCCCAAGCTGGTGGCCAGCTGCCGCACAACCGTGATGGACGGGATGGAAGTGGCCAACATCACCTCCCCAGAAGTGCTCGAAGCCCGCAAGGGCGTTGTGGAGTTCCTCCTCATCAACCACCCGCTCGATTGCCCCGTGTGCGACCAGGCCGGTGAGTGCGACCTGCAGGATCTTAGCTACGAGCACGGCGTATCCGGCACCCGCTACGAATTCAAACGCCGCACTTTTGAGAAGGAAGATATCGGCGAAAATATCAAACTGCACATGACGCGCTGCATCCTTTGCTACCGCTGCGTGTTCACGGCAGACCAGCTCACGGAGAAACGCCAGCACGGCATCCTGAAGCGTGGCGACGCCTCCGAGATCAGCACCTACATGCGCGCATCCCTCGATCACACCAACTTCATCGGTAACGTGATCGACGTTTGTCCCGTTGGAGCCCTCACCGACCGTACCGCGCGCTTCAAAAACCGTGTGTGGTTCCTCAAACCGGTAGACGCGCACCGCGAATGCAGCGATCCGAAATGCTGCGGCAAAACGGTGCTCTGGATGCGCGGCGACGAGATTTTCCGCGTTACGGCCCGGAAAGATAAATACGGCGAAGTGGAAGGATTCATCTGCGATACCTGCCGTTTCGAGAAGAAAGAGGTGAAAGACTGGATCGTGGAAGGCCCCCGCAAGATTTCGCGCCACAGCGTAATCACCGCCGGCCACTACGTAGGTGTTCACAAGCCGCAGGAAACCGTCGCCAAAGTTATGGACGGCCGTCAGCCAAAACTGCTGATGGACATCCACTCGGTGAGCGAGGTGAACATGCCGCAGGTGGACCTGAGCCAGATCGACGGTCCGGCGCACTCAACCGATTTTCCCAAGAATAAAGGCGTACAATAA
- the nuoI gene encoding NADH-quinone oxidoreductase subunit NuoI — MQSLTNRATPVDRRPMTFAEKLYLPAIAKGMGITLKHLFKKKATVNYPEETRPFSPVFRGLHILNRDEEGRERCTACGLCAVACPAEAITMEAAERLPGEEHLYREEKYAARYEINMLRCIFCGFCEEACPKQAVYMSETFAPANYQRKGFIYGKDDMLIPHPQKQIKENNQ; from the coding sequence ATGCAATCTTTAACCAACAGGGCGACGCCGGTAGACAGGAGGCCCATGACTTTTGCGGAGAAACTCTACCTGCCCGCGATTGCGAAAGGTATGGGCATTACACTGAAGCACCTTTTCAAAAAGAAAGCGACGGTGAACTATCCCGAAGAAACCCGCCCTTTCAGCCCCGTGTTCCGCGGCCTGCACATCCTGAACCGCGACGAAGAAGGCCGCGAGCGCTGCACGGCGTGCGGATTGTGCGCGGTTGCCTGTCCTGCCGAAGCCATTACCATGGAAGCGGCGGAGCGTCTGCCGGGCGAGGAGCATCTGTACCGCGAGGAGAAATATGCCGCGCGTTACGAGATCAACATGCTGCGGTGCATTTTCTGCGGATTCTGCGAAGAGGCTTGCCCCAAACAGGCGGTGTACATGTCTGAAACTTTCGCGCCGGCCAACTACCAGCGTAAAGGGTTCATTTATGGGAAGGATGACATGCTGATCCCCCATCCTCAAAAACAAATCAAAGAAAACAACCAATAA
- the rpsF gene encoding 30S ribosomal protein S6, which yields MSNYELMVIFTPVLSEEDYKAAQKKFADLVKDNGGAIVHENPWGLRSLAYPIQKKTTGMYLVLEYTAPSDFNEKLKIQLNRDENVLRYMFTKLDKHAVAYNTRKKGNYDAEPKPAEA from the coding sequence ATGTCAAACTACGAATTGATGGTGATCTTTACCCCTGTGCTTTCTGAGGAAGACTACAAAGCTGCCCAGAAAAAATTCGCTGACCTGGTGAAAGACAACGGCGGCGCAATTGTGCACGAAAATCCCTGGGGCCTGAGATCACTGGCGTACCCGATCCAGAAGAAAACCACGGGCATGTACCTGGTGCTGGAGTACACTGCGCCATCCGACTTCAATGAGAAGCTGAAGATCCAGCTGAACCGCGATGAAAATGTATTGCGTTACATGTTTACCAAACTGGACAAGCACGCGGTAGCGTACAACACCCGGAAGAAAGGTAACTATGATGCTGAACCTAAACCCGCAGAAGCTTAA
- a CDS encoding NADH-quinone oxidoreductase subunit N, whose product MNALITTAVFGIILMFVGLVVKQRQYIKYVAIAGTVLAFIANLLDAQSGYGVLHGMVEVSSFSVLFNAVAIAATALYFLLCGSAFEKVGEDVADYFALIFFILAGIMLTGAYSNLLMLFLAIEIISIPQYILAGADKKNLKSNEASLKYFLMGSFTTGILLMGIALVYGATGTFDIREMGLGTGELSPLALCGITLLGFSLAFKVSAAPFHFWTPDVYDGSPTVFTAFMATIVKAASFIAFMRLFHVSFSGGNVSGHWQLILAIITAATLILGNLTAVFQQSVKRMLAYSSIAQAGFMLFAIVSHNEMANQGLILYSAAYSVATIGVFAILLKLNDYTFDGFNGLARRQPLVAVVCAIFLFSLAGIPLTAGFFAKYFVLSAAIQQGDLLWLVIIGVLCAAVSAYYYFRVIIAMYFKPGEADAEGVTPGFKALLVIAAAIVIVLGIFPNLLLQYL is encoded by the coding sequence ATGAACGCATTAATTACGACTGCTGTATTTGGTATTATTCTGATGTTCGTGGGACTGGTTGTCAAACAGAGGCAGTATATCAAATATGTTGCGATCGCCGGCACGGTGCTCGCCTTCATCGCCAACCTGCTCGACGCGCAGAGCGGATACGGTGTGCTGCACGGCATGGTGGAAGTTAGTTCCTTTTCCGTGCTGTTCAACGCCGTAGCGATTGCCGCCACTGCGCTGTATTTTCTGCTGTGCGGCAGCGCATTCGAAAAGGTGGGCGAAGATGTGGCCGATTACTTCGCGCTGATCTTTTTCATCCTGGCCGGGATCATGCTCACGGGTGCATACAGCAACCTGCTGATGCTGTTCCTCGCGATCGAGATCATTTCCATTCCCCAGTATATCCTGGCGGGCGCGGATAAAAAGAACCTGAAAAGCAACGAAGCTTCGCTGAAATACTTCCTGATGGGCTCTTTCACCACGGGTATCCTCCTCATGGGGATCGCCCTGGTATATGGCGCCACCGGTACTTTCGACATCCGCGAGATGGGCCTGGGCACCGGGGAATTGAGCCCCCTGGCACTGTGCGGTATCACGCTGCTGGGCTTCTCCCTGGCATTCAAAGTGTCCGCCGCTCCTTTCCACTTCTGGACCCCTGACGTGTACGATGGTTCTCCCACCGTGTTCACCGCGTTCATGGCCACCATCGTGAAAGCCGCCAGCTTCATCGCTTTTATGCGCCTGTTCCACGTCAGCTTCTCCGGAGGCAACGTAAGCGGCCACTGGCAGCTGATCCTCGCCATCATCACCGCCGCCACCCTCATCCTCGGTAACCTGACGGCCGTGTTCCAGCAAAGCGTGAAACGCATGCTAGCGTACTCCAGTATTGCGCAGGCGGGCTTCATGTTGTTTGCCATCGTTTCGCACAACGAAATGGCCAACCAGGGCCTCATCCTGTACTCCGCTGCCTACAGCGTGGCCACCATCGGGGTATTCGCGATCCTGCTCAAACTGAACGACTATACATTCGACGGTTTCAACGGTCTTGCCCGCAGGCAGCCGCTCGTAGCCGTGGTGTGCGCCATATTCCTCTTCTCGCTGGCGGGTATTCCCCTGACCGCCGGTTTCTTCGCGAAATATTTCGTGCTGAGCGCGGCCATTCAGCAGGGAGATCTGCTCTGGCTGGTGATTATCGGCGTGCTTTGCGCCGCGGTGAGCGCCTACTACTATTTCCGCGTGATCATCGCCATGTACTTCAAACCGGGGGAGGCGGACGCGGAGGGTGTTACCCCGGGCTTCAAGGCCCTGCTGGTAATTGCCGCGGCCATCGTGATCGTGCTGGGCATCTTCCCCAACCTGCTTCTCCAGTACCTGTAA
- the rplI gene encoding 50S ribosomal protein L9: MQVILIQDVDNLGQKNELVAVKNGYARNFLIPQKFAVEASESNLKQLNERLKVQKVKEEKMLAEIAKVVEVLKAAPVKIGAKTGTSGKIFGSVTGVQIARAIKEQKGYEIDRRRIHILGDVKELGLYKARLDFGKGSETELEFEVVSE, translated from the coding sequence ATGCAAGTAATCTTAATACAAGACGTAGACAATCTGGGCCAGAAGAATGAACTGGTAGCCGTTAAGAACGGTTACGCCAGGAATTTCCTGATCCCTCAAAAGTTCGCCGTAGAGGCCAGCGAGTCTAACCTGAAGCAACTGAACGAGCGCCTGAAAGTGCAGAAAGTGAAAGAAGAGAAAATGCTCGCTGAAATCGCTAAAGTGGTAGAAGTGCTGAAAGCCGCTCCCGTTAAAATCGGCGCGAAAACCGGCACCTCCGGTAAAATCTTCGGTTCTGTTACCGGCGTTCAGATCGCCCGCGCGATTAAAGAACAAAAAGGTTATGAGATCGACCGTCGTCGTATCCATATCCTCGGTGATGTGAAAGAACTGGGTCTTTACAAAGCCCGCCTCGATTTCGGTAAAGGAAGCGAAACCGAACTGGAATTCGAAGTGGTATCCGAGTAA
- the rpsR gene encoding 30S ribosomal protein S18 — MAVKQEIKYLTAVKQEKRQKKYCRFKKLGIKYVDYKDAEFLKKFLNDQGKMLPRRISGNSLKFQRKVAEAIKKARQMALLPYVTDLLK, encoded by the coding sequence ATGGCAGTTAAACAAGAGATCAAGTACTTAACCGCGGTTAAGCAAGAGAAGCGCCAGAAAAAATACTGCCGCTTCAAGAAATTGGGTATCAAGTATGTAGATTACAAAGATGCCGAGTTTCTGAAAAAGTTCCTGAACGACCAGGGCAAGATGCTCCCCCGTCGTATCAGCGGCAACTCGCTGAAATTCCAGCGCAAGGTGGCCGAGGCTATCAAGAAAGCACGTCAAATGGCGCTGTTGCCTTATGTTACTGACCTTTTAAAGTAA
- a CDS encoding ABC transporter permease → MRTKDIFSLALRSVSANRLRAGLTVTVIAFGIMALVSILTVIDALQYKIYDSFASMGANGFSIRNREMRIRMGGGGGAVSGNSRGQKRRVRTSNQNKVITFGEAMAFKQKYDFPSSVGLLFRAGGGMTVYRENFKTNPNIQVIGGDESYLQLNNYTLQYGRNFTKSDIESGRNVAILGWDVAKTLFGEFPERALNTNVRLGNVRYRVIGILESKGSSNMFSADNVVITTVTSTRRVFNRPWASYQINVNVDDIKLMDEAIGEATGVFRVIRKMDANEENNFYISRSDSIAEMLFRQLGMVTAAATVIGIITLVGSAIGLMNIMLVSVAERTREIGVNKALGATAPTIRLQFVFESVIISLLGGLLGVILGILVGNGVASLMGSTFFIPWGWTMGGIAACAVVGLISGIYPAVKASRLDPIVALRYE, encoded by the coding sequence ATGCGTACAAAAGATATTTTCTCCCTCGCCCTGCGCTCCGTGAGCGCCAACCGCCTCCGGGCGGGCCTTACCGTGACGGTGATCGCATTCGGGATCATGGCGCTTGTGAGTATCCTCACGGTGATCGACGCGTTGCAATACAAGATTTACGATAGCTTCGCCAGCATGGGTGCCAACGGTTTCTCTATCCGGAACCGTGAAATGCGTATCCGTATGGGAGGCGGCGGTGGCGCCGTCAGCGGTAATTCCAGGGGGCAGAAGCGCCGGGTACGCACGTCCAACCAAAATAAAGTCATCACTTTTGGCGAGGCGATGGCATTCAAGCAGAAGTACGACTTTCCGTCTTCGGTAGGATTGCTGTTCCGCGCCGGCGGAGGTATGACCGTTTACCGGGAGAATTTCAAGACCAATCCCAATATCCAGGTGATCGGGGGGGACGAAAGTTACCTGCAACTCAACAATTATACACTGCAATACGGGCGCAACTTTACCAAATCGGATATTGAATCCGGGCGGAATGTGGCGATTTTGGGATGGGATGTGGCCAAAACGCTGTTCGGGGAATTTCCTGAGCGGGCCCTGAACACCAACGTGCGGTTGGGAAATGTGCGGTACCGGGTGATAGGGATATTGGAGAGCAAGGGCAGCAGTAATATGTTTAGCGCCGACAATGTGGTGATAACGACTGTAACCAGCACCCGGCGCGTATTCAACCGGCCATGGGCCTCGTACCAGATCAACGTGAATGTCGACGATATCAAGTTGATGGATGAAGCGATAGGAGAGGCCACAGGCGTTTTCCGCGTCATCCGGAAGATGGATGCCAACGAAGAGAATAACTTTTATATCAGCCGTAGCGACAGTATCGCGGAGATGCTTTTCCGGCAGTTGGGAATGGTGACGGCAGCGGCTACGGTGATCGGGATTATCACGTTGGTGGGGTCTGCGATCGGTTTGATGAATATCATGTTGGTATCGGTCGCGGAGCGGACGCGGGAGATCGGGGTGAATAAAGCCCTCGGCGCCACGGCTCCCACCATCCGGCTGCAGTTCGTTTTCGAATCGGTGATTATTAGCTTGTTGGGCGGTTTGCTCGGCGTGATCCTGGGCATTTTGGTAGGAAACGGTGTGGCCAGCTTGATGGGCTCCACTTTCTTTATCCCCTGGGGCTGGACGATGGGCGGCATTGCGGCCTGCGCGGTGGTGGGCCTGATTTCCGGCATTTATCCGGCAGTGAAGGCGTCGCGGCTCGATCCGATCGTGGCGTTGCGGTACGAATAA